One part of the Cyclobacteriaceae bacterium genome encodes these proteins:
- a CDS encoding OmpA family protein has protein sequence MKKLILSSCFLALSVSVLGQEYAPRYAVVKLNKEVNTYYHDAAPIISYDGKKLYFFIHNHPQNTFGKEGSDDIWVSSLGENGEWGAPQHLTTPYNIHRSNQVFTALPDGSLFVKGGRVKDTKGFSIISAGGSLTELDVPGFKEMNKGRFYGASMSADMKNMIIFLSEIAGSPRSSLYVSSIGNDGKWTRPIKLNISVKDDDFGPFLGPDDKTLYFASDRNVPGKFGKSDIYKTTRLDDTWQNWSEPVNMGSPINTAGGEMYFCIDREGHVYMSRAVIGAGGTLDLFKLIPRDISIMVKGTIYNEKTQQPIPANVQVKPAAHEATLLHTKSDGKYETKIPEVSGFMVAASQEGFLPKDINLSLPVLGNDTTLFVDLYLTPIAKKLILAGTIYDSKTMKPVASKLQIQLKKDRSVNLNLQAAAGTYEQEIKKLGWYMLTASAEGYLNATDSVEVISEELTPVIKDLILQPIEVGLTVRLKNIYFDFDKTTLKKESFVELNKVVEFLKQNPTVEIQIEGHTDSKGSDEYNLNLSQGRSQSVVDYIVSQGINGARLRAQGYGESKPIDTNDTDAGRANNRRVEFTVVKK, from the coding sequence ATGAAAAAACTGATCCTCTCATCTTGCTTTTTGGCTTTGTCTGTTAGTGTGCTGGGGCAGGAGTATGCCCCGCGCTATGCCGTGGTTAAACTCAATAAAGAAGTAAATACCTATTACCACGATGCAGCGCCCATTATTTCATATGATGGTAAAAAGCTCTACTTTTTCATCCATAACCATCCGCAAAACACTTTTGGCAAAGAAGGTAGCGATGATATCTGGGTTTCTTCTCTTGGTGAAAATGGCGAGTGGGGGGCACCACAACACCTCACCACTCCTTATAATATCCATCGCAGCAACCAGGTATTTACCGCATTGCCTGATGGTTCACTCTTTGTTAAAGGTGGCCGGGTAAAGGATACGAAAGGCTTTTCAATAATTAGTGCAGGTGGTTCGCTTACCGAACTGGATGTGCCCGGTTTCAAAGAAATGAACAAAGGTCGCTTTTATGGGGCCAGCATGTCGGCTGATATGAAGAACATGATAATTTTTTTAAGCGAGATTGCCGGAAGCCCCCGTAGCAGTTTATATGTGAGCAGCATAGGAAACGATGGTAAATGGACACGGCCGATAAAGCTTAATATTTCTGTTAAGGATGATGACTTTGGGCCATTTCTCGGGCCCGATGATAAAACGCTTTATTTTGCCAGTGACCGCAATGTTCCTGGGAAGTTTGGCAAGTCAGATATTTATAAAACCACCCGACTGGATGATACCTGGCAAAACTGGAGTGAGCCGGTGAATATGGGTTCACCCATTAACACAGCTGGTGGCGAAATGTATTTTTGTATTGATCGTGAAGGCCATGTGTACATGAGCCGGGCGGTTATTGGAGCTGGTGGCACACTAGATCTTTTCAAACTCATCCCGCGCGATATTTCCATTATGGTAAAGGGTACCATCTACAATGAAAAGACACAACAACCCATACCGGCCAATGTGCAGGTAAAGCCGGCCGCTCACGAGGCTACCTTGCTGCACACGAAAAGTGATGGAAAGTATGAAACTAAAATCCCTGAAGTAAGCGGATTTATGGTGGCCGCTTCGCAAGAAGGGTTTTTGCCAAAAGATATTAACTTATCGTTACCGGTATTGGGTAATGACACCACGTTGTTTGTTGATCTTTACCTTACTCCCATTGCAAAGAAACTGATTTTAGCCGGCACTATTTATGACAGTAAAACCATGAAACCTGTAGCTTCAAAGCTCCAGATTCAGCTCAAGAAAGACCGCAGTGTTAACCTTAACCTGCAGGCTGCTGCCGGAACATACGAGCAGGAGATAAAAAAATTAGGCTGGTATATGCTTACAGCTTCTGCAGAAGGTTATCTGAATGCAACGGACAGTGTTGAGGTTATTAGCGAGGAGCTTACCCCGGTAATTAAGGACCTCATCCTCCAGCCCATTGAAGTTGGACTTACTGTTCGGTTAAAAAATATTTATTTTGATTTTGATAAAACCACCTTGAAGAAAGAGTCTTTTGTCGAGCTGAACAAGGTAGTTGAGTTTTTAAAACAAAACCCAACAGTTGAAATCCAGATTGAAGGCCACACCGACAGCAAAGGTTCGGATGAGTACAACCTGAATTTGTCGCAAGGCCGCTCCCAATCGGTAGTTGATTATATTGTTAGCCAGGGTATTAATGGAGCACGTTTACGTGCCCAAGGCTATGGCGAGAGCAAACCGATTGATACCAACGATACCGATGCTGGCCGTGCTAATAACCGCAGGGTTGAATTTACGGTGGTAAAGAAGTAA
- a CDS encoding cytochrome B: protein MHTGLLHTHSLLRYFVLIMLVVVVFVSLQKWLGKKPYTGLDNKLGLYLFIFTHLQLLVGLVLYFVSPMVQYNAGTMKNPELRYWAVEHISLNIIAIIFITLARTTSKKMTDDGARHKRMFLFNALALLLIIVSLSMSGRGIIHQSLF from the coding sequence ACCCACTCGTTGTTGCGGTATTTTGTATTAATAATGTTGGTAGTGGTGGTGTTTGTTTCCCTGCAAAAATGGCTGGGCAAAAAGCCTTATACTGGTTTGGACAATAAATTGGGCCTTTACCTTTTTATATTTACCCATTTGCAGTTATTGGTTGGTTTGGTATTGTATTTTGTAAGCCCCATGGTTCAATATAATGCCGGCACCATGAAAAATCCTGAACTGAGGTATTGGGCCGTTGAACACATTTCATTGAATATCATTGCCATTATCTTCATTACCCTTGCCCGGACAACTTCTAAAAAAATGACCGATGACGGTGCACGGCACAAGCGCATGTTCCTGTTTAATGCATTGGCCTTGCTGTTGATTATTGTATCGCTTTCCATGAGTGGCCGCGGCATAATCCATCAAAGCCTTTTTTGA